AAATATTGCCAACCCGCAACGTGCGCTTAAAATCTTTCCGGATCTATCGAAAAATCTGGAATTCTCAAATGATGAGATCTCCGTTCATCTTGCCCGGTTTGTGATCGCTCCTGCCCAGTGATTGGCTTTTCGGGTGAACCGTCACTGTTATTTGTCAGGGTTTGACAACAAAGGCCGTGAAGGCGAGAGCTAAAACCAGATTATTGCTCTTGTATTCTTGGGACAAGGCTGCGAAGAAGCGATCCGCTTTGCTGCCGTTCTGAGTAATAAGGGTTTGCGGTGTTTTTGAACTTCGAAGGGCAACGAGCAGCTGGACTGCTGCGTCAGTTTTTCCGGTCAAAACGATGGGGGTATTGAAGGCGACACCACTGTCGCTTACGGTTCCGTCAACGGCGGTCATCGCGATTGTCGGTTTCAGTAGTGGGTCCATGGATTGAACATTGCCCTCATCGTCGACCAGAAGCAAATGTACTTCCTTGCCTCCGCCCCAAATGCCCCCTTTGAGCAGGGAGCCACTCTGGATGATCGTCTGTTCGAGCTTGATGCCCATTGTGATATTTGCAGGAAGATTGTTGTGCTGCGCGAATGAAATGGCGTCACATTGTGAATTTGTAATTGGTGCAAACTGTGCCATGGTAACAGGCTGGTTGGATTGGCGAAATGACTGGATTATCTCCCGTACCTTCCGATTATCATTGCCTATGCCAAGTAGCCCCAATTCTCCAGATGGCAATCTGCGCGGCGTGATCAGACTGCATGATTTCGTTGGAAGTTGTGCGAGGGTTTGTGCCGCTTTCCTGACTTGATCTTCTTGATTGTCTGCTTCTGGTTCCTGCGGGGTCGTCTTGGCGGGCAGATTTGCCAGTTTTGTTCGCTTTGTGGCGCTGGGGGCAATTCGAGCGGATTTTGATCTGGTTTTGGCAGGGCGTGATACCGCCGTGGGCTTGGCTGCGGAAATGGCTTTTGACGGTGCTATGCCTTTTGCTAAAGGGGCTCTGGCATGGCTATTGACTGGGCTAGTCAGTGTGGCAGTAGGGGCGGGGCCGGACGATGCGGCGCCCGCAACGGGGAGAGCTGCTATCTTGGGCCGTCTTGAGGGTTTTGTTGTGACAATCATGCGCTCTGTTTTTGCCCCTTGCAATGGGGTCAATTGCTGAGCTGCTGACATGGCGGTGCTTGTGGTTGGCTGGAGCGGGGGGCTGGAAGAGGATGTTGCGGAAAGTTGGCGGGCTGATGGTGCTGTTGTGTTTTTGGCTTTGTGGTTTGGTCCCAACACTTTTATATCGTTCGTAGAAGAATTGAGAGTGGAGCGGGCCTCGCTAGATTGGATCACTTTGGTTTTCGCCGGTTCAAGCGATTTGCCATTTGCGCTGGAAAGGGCTTTTCTGGTGATGGTGCCGCGAAGATGAGAGCCGCTCGTCGGGCTTGGTTGTTTTCGTGTCTTTGCCGCTTCTGATGTGGTCAGACGTTTTGTATTCTCAGTTTTGTCAAGCTGTTCGACTTGCTTGGAACGTGTCTTCCGCAGGTGCGATGCCTCTGCTTTGGTTGCATGAACGGAGTTCGGTAGCGATTTTAAGCCATGAGGCGCCAGCTTGTTTATTTGCAGGTTATCAAAGAAAAATTCAGTGGTTTGATGGTCCAATGTCGCCGAAGGCTGGGCGGACATCAAGCTGAGGATAAAGGCTGCGTGAAGGCAAAGCGCTGTGAACCCGGAAAAAATCCAGAAGCCATGTTCGCGTTTCACCATCATGTCATTTGGTCTCCTAGTTATTCTTGCGGTATGTGACCAGGATAGTTTGGGTGCCTTGCTGGCTGATCATGTCGATGATCTTGATTGCTTCGGTTGCTGGGTAGGTCTTGGAAACCAGAATATAGAGCTTGCGCAAACTCGAACTTTTCTGAACAAGATTCTCGGATGAAATTGGCTCGCCATTATATGTCATCGGTGCGTCTTGAGTAAGAATGAGCAGAGGTTGAGGCAGCTTTGTTATGTCGAGCTGTTGCGTCTCTACCGGATCAACAATGATGGCGCTTCGGTCCACGATAGAACCGGAAATAACGAAGAAAAGGAGCAGGAGGAAAACGATATTGATCGTTGCTAGAGAAAAATCTGGTCCGGCTTTTCGTTCTTGCTTTGTAAAATAGTCATTGATCATAGCAAAATTCACTAGGGAAATGGATGCCTCAATTTGTTTCGTTGGCACGACGGAGCAATGTTACATTTTTCATATGAGCGAGCTTTAGGCCTTCTAGCAGGCTGGTTACATTCTGCATTGGGGTTTTTTGGCCAAGGATAATCTGAATCTCATTTTGCTTCCCGCTTTTCAGCGCTTCAATCACTTCATCAATGCTGTCAATGGAATAGCTTTGCCGGTCTAACAGGATTCTGCCGCCGGTCAGGCGCAGCAGTGCAGACGAGGTGTTTGGGTGGGAGGCGAGTTTGGCTGCCGTTTGGTGTTTTTCCTCGCTCTGCGTCGAGTTTGGTCTGGTAGAGAGATCCAGTAGGGAATATGGGGCAGTGTTGGTGGCAAGCATGAAAAAAATCAGTAAGAGAAAAATGACATCAACCAGCGATGTCAAAGCAAACTTTGGCCGTTTCCTTGATGATTTCCATAAAATTTTCGTCAATTAAGCCCCCTGTTTTCTGGACCTAAATTCTATGAAATTGAAGTCGGTTTGTTTTATGCCAATAGAATGATTGAGCTGACGCTATTGATGAAACCCTGATGAAATGGGCTTCCTTCTAAAAGGGCTTTTAAGTCGCTAAGCCCGAAAAAGGATAAATAGATAGTTCTTGTTCTTTACTATTGCCGGAATTTGACTTTTGAGCAAGAGGGTCACGAACAGAGAAACGGCTTTGCATGATCGGGTATTTTGTTGCGCCAAGCAATTATTGAAATTTTAATCGCTAACGCTGAAACGCTCTGGAATAGACATGAATGTCAAGGGTCATCCAAACATTTGTTGTCGATAAGAAAAACCAAGAAAATCTATAATACAAATCTGCATTTTCCCGAGAAAAGGACAAAACTGCCGTTTGTGTGGCGGCTATGAAGTGTGTTACAAGGTGATGCAGGTTTTACGTGTTTTTTTATTATGAAGGTATTTTCATGGCAGGCACCTTTTTACAGGACAGCCGGATAGCCAAGCTTACAACTCCTTTGGGTAAGGATAAGTTGTCGCTCTTGCGTTTCGATGTAAGCGAGGGAATAAACGAGAATTTTGAAATTCGTATCTTGGCGATAAGTGAAGAGAAAAATATCGATTTTAACCCGGCAATAGGCAAACACTGCAGTCTGTCAGTGAATACCATTTCGGGGAACAAGAAGTATTTCGACGGATTGCTTGCGGAAACCCAATGGTTAGGAATCCGAGATGGTGGTTTTGTTTATTCGCTTACCTTGCGACCGTGGCTGTGGTTCTTGCTTCACAGAACGAATCTACTGATTTTTCATAATAAAACTGCTCCAGATATAATTTCAGAGATTTTTGGCGATCACGGACAGTTGGCTGATTACGAGCGGCGGCTGACCAATAGCTATCCGACATTGGAATATACGGTGCAGTATCGTGAAAGTGACGCTGCATTTGTTCGACGTTTGATGGAAAAGCACGGTATTTCATTCCATTATTCGCACGAGGAAGGTCGGCATAGCCTGATCCTGACGGATAGTCCTTCTGCTTTTGAACCTCTGCCTGGGGAACATCGGCCCTATTACCCGACTATGGGGCAGTATCGTCGCGAGGAAGAGCATCTGTATGAATGGTTTCCGGGTCGATCATTCACCACATCGCAATTTGCTTATAACGATTATAACTTCAAGACCCCTTCCGCCAAACTGATGTCGATACAGACTGGTGATGCCCAATATGAAACTTACGGGCTTGAAAAATACGATTTTCCTGGAAAATACATCGACCAGGGAGAGGGTAAGCAATTCGTTCAGACTGCGATGACTGCTGAGCGCATGGCGGATGAATTCTATTCTGCTGCGGGTAATTGCATTGAGCTTAGTGCGGGAACCACCCTGACGCTCGAAAAACACCCCGACGCCTCTCTTAACCAGACCTATCTTGCCATCCATTGCAATCATCGATTTGTTTCGGAGGCTTATACCTCTGGGGGCGGTGGTCTTGGAGAGGCCTATTCAGGGGATTATGAATTCATTAAGTCCGACAAAGCTCTGGTTCCTGAAAAGCTGACCGCGATACCCAAAGTATATGGCCCTCAGACAGCAAAGGTGGTCGGGCAGGGCGAAATAGACTGCGATGAGTTCGGGCGTATTCTGGTGCGCTTTTATTGGGATCGCAAAGCAGACCAGTCGATGCGCTGTCGGGTTTCTCAGGTCTGGGCAGGAAAAAGTTGGGGTGGCATGTTCATTCCGCGCGTTGACATGGAAGTCGTCGT
This window of the uncultured Cohaesibacter sp. genome carries:
- a CDS encoding biopolymer transporter ExbD → MINDYFTKQERKAGPDFSLATINIVFLLLLFFVISGSIVDRSAIIVDPVETQQLDITKLPQPLLILTQDAPMTYNGEPISSENLVQKSSSLRKLYILVSKTYPATEAIKIIDMISQQGTQTILVTYRKNN
- a CDS encoding biopolymer transporter ExbD translates to MTKILWKSSRKRPKFALTSLVDVIFLLLIFFMLATNTAPYSLLDLSTRPNSTQSEEKHQTAAKLASHPNTSSALLRLTGGRILLDRQSYSIDSIDEVIEALKSGKQNEIQIILGQKTPMQNVTSLLEGLKLAHMKNVTLLRRANETN
- the tssI gene encoding type VI secretion system tip protein TssI/VgrG; translation: MAGTFLQDSRIAKLTTPLGKDKLSLLRFDVSEGINENFEIRILAISEEKNIDFNPAIGKHCSLSVNTISGNKKYFDGLLAETQWLGIRDGGFVYSLTLRPWLWFLLHRTNLLIFHNKTAPDIISEIFGDHGQLADYERRLTNSYPTLEYTVQYRESDAAFVRRLMEKHGISFHYSHEEGRHSLILTDSPSAFEPLPGEHRPYYPTMGQYRREEEHLYEWFPGRSFTTSQFAYNDYNFKTPSAKLMSIQTGDAQYETYGLEKYDFPGKYIDQGEGKQFVQTAMTAERMADEFYSAAGNCIELSAGTTLTLEKHPDASLNQTYLAIHCNHRFVSEAYTSGGGGLGEAYSGDYEFIKSDKALVPEKLTAIPKVYGPQTAKVVGQGEIDCDEFGRILVRFYWDRKADQSMRCRVSQVWAGKSWGGMFIPRVDMEVVVEFLEGDPDRPIVTGCVYNGENAPPFSLPDNKNINGWKSDSTVGGGGYNEFVFDDTKGNELVRMHAQYDHETKVLNDERRDVGVNRATTVGNNDDLTVGNEITVIAGKKITLKVGASSIVMDTSSITITSPTVEVRAKQEFVSKAGMISRHKAGAEMDIKGAIVKINS